Proteins encoded by one window of Streptococcus sanguinis:
- a CDS encoding glycoside hydrolase family 3 protein: MPMMKRYKLLLALALSLLVFWPLGAIKADSVNQPPESANQSEQASAAVVTDSSDSVAGASGTTSQDSQIAAKALPVSDASEVAATETAASTQEANTGNLVEDSAKPATAQSAEVSSDANQAQGQAATDAPPASKRVQELVADMTLRQKITQMLMPDFRKWQQEGQAAQSDMTELNKEVAEAVDKYDFGGVILFAENVKGTAQTLALTQALQQAAISNQANNGKLPLLLAIDQEGGIVYRLGSGTALPGNMAVGATRDPELANQAGQIIGRELSALGLNVNFAPVFDTNNNPQNPVIGLRSFSSDPKVVARLGTAMMEGIQKYNVAVAAKHFPGHGDTAVDSHTGLPLVDKSYAELEALELLPFKAAIDKNADMLMTAHIQYPQIEKDTVISKQTGETIYIPATLSDDIITGIVRKKFGYKGVVVSDAMGMDAIAKNFGESEAAIMAIKSGVDVVLMPTVLRSKSDLAKIDKIINDIEQAVQRGDIPVSRLDESVTRILNLKEKRGILDFDPSERTQAKAEATVGSELNRDTERKIAASAVTVVKNDDTVLPFKVKSGDRILLLAAYDDEVPGLELGVKRLIADGVIPAGVTYEALNYNKTTKLEDLKGKIDQATHLVLISEIGRQSQLASDFWLTRVPTEVVDYVNATGKQVAVMSISKPYDVANYPNAKAIVAVYGNKGMDPTESLKPDNAFGPNIPAGVEVIFNGQNHVGKLPVNVPSIKDGIMSETEVAYPIGHGLFYTDPVKDIKVNIPASAQLDQPFTATVTLSELNGLEKNDYRLALKMDSQHFNILPSPDYTISGDTVLISKKANDTNPVEISLKGLVEGQFSPVLSLTLIDSQDREFGMGEGYYKELIQITAAGQNTIPGQQTPPQLSLRSVEPVSSRRQLSQQATQFSQLPETGAGSSLFLSLLGALFLFGAVYLYDLSSRRL; encoded by the coding sequence ATGCCTATGATGAAAAGGTATAAATTGCTATTGGCGCTTGCCTTATCATTACTAGTTTTTTGGCCATTGGGAGCCATAAAAGCAGATTCGGTTAATCAGCCGCCAGAATCTGCTAACCAGTCTGAACAAGCAAGTGCAGCAGTTGTAACGGACTCTTCTGATAGTGTTGCAGGGGCTAGTGGCACGACAAGTCAGGATAGTCAAATTGCCGCAAAAGCCTTGCCAGTCTCTGATGCTTCGGAAGTTGCAGCTACTGAAACGGCTGCTTCAACCCAAGAAGCCAATACTGGTAATTTGGTAGAAGATTCTGCCAAACCAGCGACCGCTCAGTCTGCAGAAGTTTCCTCAGATGCCAATCAGGCGCAAGGTCAAGCGGCGACTGATGCGCCACCAGCTTCTAAGAGAGTACAGGAGCTTGTGGCAGATATGACGCTTCGTCAGAAGATTACCCAGATGCTGATGCCAGACTTCAGAAAATGGCAGCAAGAGGGCCAAGCCGCCCAGTCCGATATGACGGAGCTTAATAAAGAAGTGGCAGAAGCGGTTGATAAATACGACTTTGGCGGAGTTATTCTTTTTGCTGAGAATGTGAAAGGAACTGCTCAAACCTTAGCCTTGACGCAGGCCCTGCAACAAGCAGCTATCAGCAACCAAGCTAATAATGGTAAGTTGCCGCTCTTGCTTGCTATAGACCAAGAAGGTGGTATTGTCTATCGTTTGGGCAGTGGGACTGCTCTTCCAGGCAATATGGCAGTTGGCGCGACGCGAGATCCAGAATTAGCCAATCAAGCAGGTCAAATCATCGGACGGGAATTATCGGCTCTAGGTTTGAATGTCAACTTTGCCCCAGTATTTGATACAAATAATAATCCGCAGAATCCCGTTATTGGTTTGCGGTCCTTCTCTTCTGATCCTAAGGTGGTTGCCCGTTTGGGAACGGCTATGATGGAGGGGATTCAGAAATACAATGTTGCAGTAGCGGCTAAGCATTTCCCTGGGCATGGTGATACGGCGGTAGATTCTCATACTGGTCTGCCTCTGGTAGATAAGTCCTATGCAGAGTTAGAAGCACTGGAGTTGCTTCCTTTCAAGGCTGCCATTGACAAAAACGCTGATATGCTGATGACAGCCCATATTCAGTATCCTCAGATTGAAAAAGACACGGTTATATCTAAACAAACTGGAGAAACCATCTATATCCCTGCTACCTTGTCTGATGACATTATTACCGGCATTGTTCGCAAGAAATTTGGCTACAAGGGAGTGGTAGTGTCTGATGCTATGGGCATGGATGCGATTGCCAAAAATTTCGGAGAATCTGAAGCGGCTATCATGGCAATCAAATCAGGTGTAGATGTGGTGCTGATGCCAACCGTCTTACGTAGCAAGAGTGATTTAGCCAAGATTGATAAGATTATCAACGATATTGAACAGGCGGTTCAGAGAGGTGATATTCCAGTCAGCAGATTGGATGAGTCTGTGACCCGCATCTTGAACCTAAAAGAAAAACGAGGTATTTTAGACTTTGACCCATCTGAGCGCACACAAGCTAAGGCTGAAGCAACTGTTGGCTCAGAGTTAAACAGAGATACTGAACGAAAAATCGCTGCTAGCGCAGTGACTGTAGTTAAAAACGATGATACTGTTCTGCCCTTTAAAGTCAAATCTGGCGACAGGATTTTGCTGTTAGCGGCTTATGACGATGAAGTGCCTGGACTAGAGCTGGGTGTCAAGCGTCTGATAGCGGACGGAGTGATTCCAGCAGGTGTCACATACGAAGCGCTAAACTACAACAAAACAACCAAGTTAGAAGATTTGAAAGGAAAAATTGACCAGGCGACACACCTTGTCTTGATTTCTGAAATTGGGCGTCAATCTCAACTGGCCAGCGATTTCTGGTTGACAAGAGTTCCGACAGAAGTCGTGGACTATGTAAATGCAACTGGAAAACAGGTGGCTGTCATGAGCATTTCTAAACCTTATGATGTAGCGAATTATCCTAATGCCAAGGCTATTGTAGCAGTTTATGGAAACAAGGGAATGGATCCAACCGAGTCTCTGAAGCCTGACAATGCCTTCGGACCTAATATCCCAGCTGGTGTGGAAGTCATTTTTAATGGTCAAAATCATGTTGGGAAGTTACCAGTAAATGTGCCGAGTATCAAGGATGGTATCATGTCTGAGACAGAGGTTGCCTATCCTATCGGGCATGGTCTCTTTTATACAGATCCGGTTAAGGATATCAAAGTCAATATCCCTGCATCTGCTCAGCTAGATCAGCCTTTTACAGCTACGGTTACCCTGAGTGAATTAAACGGTCTAGAGAAAAATGACTACCGTCTTGCCCTTAAGATGGATAGTCAGCATTTCAACATCCTGCCAAGTCCTGACTATACCATCTCTGGCGATACTGTTCTGATTTCTAAAAAAGCCAATGATACCAATCCGGTTGAGATCAGCTTGAAAGGTTTAGTAGAGGGTCAGTTCAGTCCAGTGCTTTCCCTAACCTTGATTGACAGTCAAGATAGAGAATTCGGCATGGGAGAAGGTTATTATAAGGAGCTTATTCAGATTACTGCAGCTGGGCAGAACACGATTCCAGGCCAACAAACTCCTCCTCAGTTGAGTTTGCGTTCTGTTGAACCTGTAAGTTCTCGTCGGCAACTAAGTCAGCAGGCTACACAGTTTAGCCAACTTCCTGAAACAGGAGCCGGAAGCAGCTTGTTCTTGTCCTTGCTGGGTGCTTTGTTCTTGTTTGGAGCTGTCTATCTATATGACTTGTCTTCTCGCAGACTATAA
- a CDS encoding RluA family pseudouridine synthase, whose product MEVRIEASVASQRLDKAVAELTDLSRSLAHEQIKDGRILVNGQAKKAKYAVKEGDVISYELPEPEVVEYVAEDIPLEIVYQDEDVAVINKPQGMVVHPSAGHTSGTLVNALMYHIQDLSGINGVLRPGIVHRIDKDTSGLLMIAKNDQAHVALADELKDKKSLRKYWAIVHGNLPNDRGVIEAPIGRSEKDRKKQAVTAKGKPALTRFQVLERFGNYSLVELQLETGRTHQIRVHMAYIGHPVAGDEVYGPRKTLKGHGQFLHARTLGFTHPRTGEELEFTAEVPAIFQETLAKLRQE is encoded by the coding sequence ATGGAAGTAAGAATTGAGGCTTCAGTAGCCAGTCAGCGATTGGACAAGGCGGTGGCAGAGCTGACAGACCTATCGCGGAGTTTGGCTCATGAGCAGATCAAGGACGGCCGGATCTTGGTCAATGGACAAGCCAAAAAAGCCAAATACGCTGTCAAAGAAGGCGATGTCATCTCCTATGAGCTGCCTGAGCCGGAAGTGGTTGAGTATGTGGCAGAGGATATTCCGCTAGAAATCGTCTATCAAGATGAGGATGTGGCAGTCATCAATAAACCTCAGGGAATGGTGGTTCATCCTTCTGCGGGCCATACCAGCGGTACGCTAGTCAACGCCCTTATGTACCACATCCAAGACCTCTCTGGCATCAACGGTGTCCTCCGTCCGGGGATTGTTCATCGGATTGACAAGGACACTTCAGGGCTTCTTATGATTGCAAAAAATGACCAAGCTCATGTGGCTCTGGCTGATGAGCTCAAGGATAAGAAATCCCTACGCAAGTATTGGGCTATTGTTCATGGAAATCTGCCTAATGACCGTGGAGTGATTGAAGCACCGATTGGTCGCAGTGAAAAAGACCGCAAGAAGCAGGCAGTGACTGCCAAAGGCAAGCCAGCTCTGACGCGTTTCCAAGTCTTGGAACGTTTTGGTAACTATAGCTTGGTTGAGCTTCAGCTGGAAACAGGACGAACTCATCAGATCCGAGTCCATATGGCTTACATTGGACATCCTGTGGCTGGAGATGAAGTCTACGGACCTCGTAAAACTCTGAAAGGACATGGCCAATTTCTGCACGCGCGAACGTTGGGCTTCACCCATCCTCGAACCGGTGAAGAGCTGGAATTTACAGCTGAAGTGCCAGCCATTTTCCAAGAAACCTTGGCAAAACTGCGACAAGAATAG
- a CDS encoding methyltransferase family protein: MLAVFLLIPFLLIRFPLLSHFGKNALSRAAYFAPVQGKEKIAYMIYQLSNLALFITSFLLEIKFDFSVYFYAGVAIYLLGLALCAISMRDFARPDENGMNTKGLYRYSRNPMYVAYLVCFLGIAFLTKSMIFILILVMFQTAAHWIILSEERWCLEKFGKSYQEYQDRVRRYI, encoded by the coding sequence ATGCTTGCTGTTTTTCTCTTAATTCCTTTTTTGCTGATTCGTTTTCCTTTATTGAGTCATTTCGGCAAAAATGCTTTATCACGCGCAGCTTATTTTGCACCTGTCCAAGGAAAAGAAAAGATAGCTTATATGATTTATCAATTGAGCAATCTAGCCTTGTTCATAACTTCTTTTTTGCTTGAAATTAAGTTTGATTTTTCTGTTTACTTTTATGCTGGAGTAGCTATCTATCTGCTTGGTTTGGCTTTGTGTGCTATCAGTATGAGGGACTTCGCTAGACCAGATGAAAACGGTATGAATACAAAGGGGCTTTATCGCTATTCCCGTAATCCCATGTATGTAGCTTACCTTGTTTGTTTTTTGGGAATAGCTTTTTTGACCAAGTCAATGATTTTCATTTTGATTCTAGTCATGTTTCAGACTGCGGCCCACTGGATTATCCTCTCTGAGGAGCGCTGGTGTCTTGAAAAATTCGGGAAATCTTATCAAGAATATCAAGATAGGGTGCGGCGTTATATTTAG
- a CDS encoding LysR family transcriptional regulator, which produces MNIQQLRYVVAIANSGTFREAAEKMYVSQPSLSISVRDLEKELGFKIFRRTSSGTFLTRRGMEFYEKAQDLVKGFDVFQNQYANPEEERDEFSIASQHYDFLPPLITQFSQTYPEYKNFRIFESTTVQILDEVAQGHSEIGIIYLNNQNTKGIMQRVEKLGLEVIELIPFQTHIYLREDHPLTQKKELVMEDLAALPTVRFTQEKDEYLYYSENFVDTSASSQMFNVTDRATLNGILERTDAYATGSGFLDSNSVNGITVIKLRDNLDNHMVYVKREDVELTQVGEDFVSVMKEYFAQKK; this is translated from the coding sequence ATGAATATTCAACAATTGCGTTATGTGGTCGCCATTGCTAATAGTGGGACTTTTCGAGAAGCTGCGGAAAAAATGTATGTCAGCCAGCCTAGTCTGTCTATCTCTGTCCGTGATCTGGAAAAAGAGCTGGGTTTCAAGATTTTTCGACGGACCAGCAGCGGGACTTTTCTGACTCGCCGAGGAATGGAGTTTTATGAAAAGGCTCAAGACTTGGTCAAGGGTTTTGATGTCTTTCAAAATCAATATGCCAATCCCGAGGAGGAGCGTGATGAGTTCTCAATTGCCAGCCAGCACTATGATTTTTTGCCGCCTTTGATTACTCAATTTTCTCAGACCTACCCTGAGTACAAGAACTTCCGGATTTTTGAGTCAACAACTGTGCAGATTCTGGATGAAGTAGCGCAAGGCCACAGTGAAATCGGCATTATCTACCTTAATAATCAGAATACCAAGGGCATTATGCAGCGGGTGGAAAAGCTAGGCTTGGAAGTAATTGAGCTGATTCCTTTTCAGACCCATATTTACCTGCGGGAAGATCATCCTCTGACTCAGAAGAAGGAGTTGGTCATGGAAGATTTGGCTGCCTTGCCGACTGTTCGCTTTACCCAGGAAAAGGACGAATATCTCTATTATTCAGAGAATTTTGTCGATACCAGTGCCAGCTCACAGATGTTCAATGTGACGGACCGTGCAACTTTGAATGGGATTTTGGAGCGTACCGATGCCTATGCGACCGGATCTGGCTTTTTGGACAGTAACAGTGTAAATGGTATTACTGTCATCAAGCTTCGTGACAATTTGGACAACCACATGGTCTATGTCAAGCGTGAAGATGTGGAGTTGACCCAGGTCGGAGAAGACTTTGTATCAGTTATGAAAGAGTATTTTGCACAGAAAAAATAA
- the rpmA gene encoding 50S ribosomal protein L27 → MLKMNLANLQLFAHKKGGGSTSNGRDSQAKRLGAKAADGQTVTGGSILYRQRGTHIHAGVNVGRGGDDTLFAKVEGVVRFERKGRDKKQVSVYPIAK, encoded by the coding sequence ATGTTAAAAATGAATCTTGCTAACTTGCAACTATTCGCCCACAAAAAAGGTGGAGGTTCTACATCTAACGGACGTGATTCACAAGCGAAACGTCTGGGAGCTAAAGCAGCTGACGGTCAAACCGTAACAGGCGGCTCTATCCTTTACCGCCAACGCGGCACTCATATCCATGCAGGTGTCAATGTTGGACGCGGCGGAGATGATACTTTGTTCGCAAAAGTTGAAGGCGTAGTACGCTTTGAACGCAAAGGACGCGATAAGAAACAAGTTTCTGTTTACCCAATCGCTAAATAA
- a CDS encoding peptide ABC transporter substrate-binding protein: MKASKWLIATGVALSAGLLLTACSQSSSSTNNYTYVYSSDPDSLNYLATNRATTGDVISNLVDGLFENDKYGNLVPSIAKSWTVSKDGLTYTYKLRDDAKWYTSDGEEYAEVKAQDFVTGLKYAADENSEAIYLVQDSVKGLDAYIKGEDKNFDNVGVKAIDDHTLQYTLARPEPYWNSKTTSTILFPVNEEFLKAEGSNFGSVKPSSILYNGPYLLKSLTSKSVMEFVKNQNYYDKDNVTLDSIKLTYYDGNDQEALIRNFSDGVYSTARLYPNSSGFASVKKKYADNIVYSPQDSTSYYYNFNYNRQSYNHTSKTTDAQKSATNEAIMNKDFRQAINFAFDRTSYGAQGNGEDGATKVLRNTLVPPSFVQIGDKDFGTVVGEKLVNYGSQWQGIDLSDAQDPYYNPEKAKAKFAEAKQALQAKGVEFPIHLDMPVDQSSTIGVQWASSTKQSIESALGAENVVIDLQKMSTDDLNNITYFANSAAQKDYDMSTGGWTGDYQDPSTYLDTLNIKNGGSLQNFGFEPGQDNDKIKELGLDTYTKMLEEANAETNDVQLRYEKYAEAEAWLLDSGLIIPTVSQGATPSVTKSVPFTKAYSPVGVKGSGYNFKLTKLQKDVVTTKEYEAAKKKWKEEATAANKKAQEELADHVEK; this comes from the coding sequence ATGAAAGCATCAAAGTGGCTGATTGCGACTGGAGTTGCACTGAGTGCCGGGCTATTGCTGACGGCTTGTAGCCAGTCTTCATCTAGCACAAATAATTATACTTACGTTTATAGTTCAGACCCTGACAGCTTGAACTATCTTGCTACAAACCGTGCAACGACAGGTGATGTCATTTCCAACCTGGTCGATGGACTTTTTGAAAATGACAAGTACGGGAATCTAGTTCCCTCAATCGCGAAGTCATGGACAGTTTCTAAGGACGGTCTGACCTATACTTATAAGCTGCGTGATGATGCTAAATGGTACACATCCGATGGTGAAGAATATGCAGAAGTAAAAGCCCAGGACTTTGTGACTGGCTTGAAATATGCAGCGGATGAAAATTCTGAAGCTATTTATCTCGTTCAGGACTCTGTGAAGGGCTTGGATGCTTATATCAAGGGTGAAGATAAGAATTTTGACAATGTTGGTGTCAAGGCTATTGATGACCATACCCTGCAATACACTCTGGCCCGCCCTGAGCCTTACTGGAACTCTAAAACAACCAGCACGATTCTCTTCCCAGTCAATGAAGAGTTTCTGAAAGCAGAAGGAAGCAATTTTGGCTCTGTCAAGCCATCTAGCATCCTCTATAATGGTCCTTACTTGCTTAAGTCTCTGACTTCCAAGTCTGTGATGGAATTTGTCAAGAACCAAAACTACTATGACAAAGACAATGTCACTCTGGATAGTATTAAACTGACCTACTACGATGGAAATGATCAGGAAGCGCTGATTCGTAACTTCAGCGATGGCGTTTACAGCACAGCTCGTCTCTATCCGAATAGCTCTGGCTTTGCTTCAGTCAAGAAGAAATATGCGGACAATATCGTGTACAGCCCGCAGGATTCTACTTCTTATTACTATAATTTCAACTACAACCGTCAGTCTTACAATCATACTTCTAAAACAACAGACGCTCAAAAATCTGCGACCAACGAAGCAATCATGAACAAGGACTTCCGTCAGGCTATTAACTTTGCCTTTGACCGTACATCTTATGGTGCGCAAGGAAATGGTGAAGACGGAGCGACTAAGGTCTTGAGAAATACCTTGGTACCACCTAGCTTTGTTCAAATTGGCGACAAGGATTTTGGAACTGTTGTTGGAGAAAAATTAGTCAACTATGGCAGCCAATGGCAAGGAATTGACCTCTCTGACGCTCAAGACCCTTACTACAATCCTGAAAAGGCTAAGGCGAAATTTGCAGAAGCGAAGCAGGCCTTGCAGGCTAAGGGAGTTGAATTCCCAATTCACTTAGATATGCCTGTGGATCAGTCTAGCACGATTGGCGTTCAATGGGCTAGCTCAACCAAGCAGTCTATCGAATCGGCTCTTGGAGCAGAAAATGTCGTCATTGACCTGCAAAAGATGAGCACAGACGACCTTAATAATATCACTTATTTTGCTAACTCTGCTGCTCAGAAAGACTATGATATGTCTACTGGTGGCTGGACTGGTGACTACCAAGACCCATCTACCTATCTTGATACTCTCAATATCAAGAACGGCGGAAGCTTGCAAAACTTTGGTTTTGAGCCAGGTCAAGACAATGATAAGATTAAAGAGCTAGGCTTGGATACTTATACCAAGATGCTGGAAGAAGCTAATGCTGAAACCAACGATGTGCAGTTGCGTTACGAAAAGTATGCAGAAGCGGAAGCTTGGTTGCTAGATAGTGGCTTGATTATCCCGACTGTTTCACAAGGGGCAACACCGTCTGTTACTAAATCAGTGCCATTTACAAAGGCCTACTCACCAGTTGGTGTTAAAGGTTCAGGCTACAACTTCAAGCTGACTAAGCTTCAGAAGGATGTTGTAACGACCAAAGAATACGAAGCAGCTAAGAAAAAATGGAAAGAAGAAGCTACTGCGGCAAATAAAAAAGCCCAGGAAGAACTTGCTGACCACGTTGAAAAATAA
- a CDS encoding vWA domain-containing protein, producing MEKESFKLPGFSLYKLKVGLASATLLFAFSQVSHVFADQVGTPPSSSIAKTEAVSSPIEAAGAEIAADTTKPVVEESAAKPGDLIDVSKNVSPVDVKESQEGNQTVRVETATVDVTKTEVAPGKVDKAPEPITRRTENTLSGTDENGNPYTQYERVDKTTTITYTSTPPTVTKAGSADIVFVVDRSGSMGGTIDIVRANINEFVRNITKEGITARFGLATFSDEVYGRNSGSKDEDTVLTRFGSSYFTTDPTELEKALAAIRIASGGDTPETPTPALNQIISTYDWSKSSKNKKFVVLLTDAEMKEDPSIPTVADTLAALKAAGIERTVATVKAIEGIYKNFATEGRVLDIENNLADALTKGTTSWIVESVNEARYYKIIKDSYQFYLERRTTMPTSTVYHVQAPTLLAKSEQSLPKTGSSEKAVYSVVGLGLLLAGLGLGISVRKSKEQ from the coding sequence ATGGAAAAAGAATCATTTAAACTTCCAGGCTTTTCATTGTACAAATTGAAAGTTGGATTAGCATCAGCAACTCTTCTATTTGCCTTTTCACAAGTTTCGCATGTTTTTGCAGACCAGGTTGGGACACCACCTTCAAGCAGTATAGCAAAAACTGAAGCAGTAAGCTCTCCGATTGAAGCTGCTGGTGCTGAAATTGCTGCTGATACGACGAAACCTGTTGTTGAAGAATCTGCAGCGAAACCAGGAGATTTGATCGATGTCTCAAAAAATGTATCGCCTGTTGATGTCAAAGAAAGTCAAGAAGGCAATCAAACAGTCCGTGTAGAAACGGCAACCGTTGATGTTACAAAGACAGAAGTGGCTCCAGGAAAGGTTGATAAGGCGCCAGAGCCAATAACTAGACGTACTGAAAATACTTTATCTGGCACAGATGAAAATGGGAATCCCTATACGCAGTATGAGCGAGTAGATAAGACTACAACCATCACCTACACCTCAACGCCACCAACTGTGACAAAAGCTGGTTCAGCTGATATTGTCTTTGTTGTCGACCGTTCAGGATCCATGGGTGGCACAATTGATATTGTTCGTGCAAATATTAATGAATTTGTGCGAAATATTACTAAAGAGGGGATTACAGCACGTTTTGGCTTGGCGACATTTAGTGATGAAGTCTACGGCCGTAATTCTGGCAGTAAAGATGAAGATACGGTTCTAACACGGTTTGGGTCATCTTATTTTACAACTGATCCTACTGAGCTCGAAAAGGCATTGGCTGCGATTCGTATAGCGAGTGGAGGGGATACTCCAGAAACACCAACGCCTGCCCTGAACCAGATTATTTCGACCTATGATTGGTCTAAGTCATCTAAAAATAAGAAATTCGTCGTTTTATTGACAGATGCTGAGATGAAAGAAGATCCTTCAATTCCAACGGTTGCTGATACACTTGCGGCTCTAAAAGCTGCTGGTATAGAAAGAACTGTAGCGACGGTAAAAGCGATTGAGGGAATTTACAAAAATTTTGCAACAGAAGGCAGAGTGCTTGATATCGAAAATAACTTGGCAGATGCTCTGACAAAGGGAACCACTTCATGGATTGTTGAAAGTGTCAATGAAGCTCGTTACTATAAAATCATAAAAGATAGTTATCAATTCTATCTTGAGCGTCGTACTACAATGCCTACATCTACCGTCTACCATGTTCAGGCACCAACACTTTTGGCCAAATCTGAACAGTCTCTTCCTAAAACAGGAAGTAGCGAAAAGGCGGTCTATAGTGTTGTGGGACTTGGTTTGCTTCTGGCTGGATTGGGGCTAGGTATTAGTGTAAGAAAATCAAAAGAACAATAA
- a CDS encoding ribosomal-processing cysteine protease Prp, with amino-acid sequence MIQAVFERAEDGELRRAEITGHAASGEYGFDVVCASVSTLAINFVNSVEKFVGYEPNLELNEIEGGYLKVEIPQDIPSHQREMTQLFFESFFLGMANLSEDSSEFVQTRVITEN; translated from the coding sequence ATGATACAAGCAGTCTTTGAAAGAGCCGAAGATGGCGAACTGAGGCGTGCAGAAATCACAGGTCACGCCGCGAGTGGTGAATACGGCTTTGACGTCGTGTGTGCGTCCGTTTCGACGCTCGCCATTAATTTTGTCAATTCAGTTGAGAAATTCGTAGGCTACGAACCAAACTTAGAATTAAACGAAATAGAAGGCGGTTATCTGAAGGTCGAAATTCCTCAGGATATACCGTCGCACCAAAGAGAAATGACTCAGCTTTTCTTTGAATCATTTTTCCTAGGAATGGCAAACTTATCGGAGGACTCATCTGAGTTCGTCCAAACCAGAGTTATCACAGAAAACTAA
- a CDS encoding GNAT family N-acetyltransferase produces MQIGIYSALPKKEKQVLFELVQECNKVDGGYRLPYLDNNYNADPEMPAFFLAEMDGRTIGFLSVYADEPGQAEVSLYVLPTYRRQGVANQLLAAFAKVADKYNLTEIEYVAELAFLNGHPDFAKRFDYQEDEAEIWLAQSAQIFPLEEREGIEVLLGSLDLAEEIAAFQSQVFETPLDVALKYAQESISSGSSLLYILKKDGRVVASVSVDTDFGTNYFFGLAVYQDFQGQGLGSYLLLASMQDLNELNGQEFQIVVEKQNTRALKLYKKLGFKEMTEVVYLKEK; encoded by the coding sequence ATGCAAATAGGAATTTATAGTGCATTGCCTAAGAAAGAAAAGCAAGTATTGTTTGAATTAGTTCAAGAGTGTAATAAGGTGGACGGAGGCTATAGACTGCCCTATCTGGATAATAATTATAATGCAGATCCTGAAATGCCAGCCTTTTTCTTAGCTGAGATGGATGGCCGAACCATCGGATTTTTATCAGTCTATGCGGACGAACCTGGTCAAGCAGAGGTTTCTCTCTATGTTCTGCCGACGTATCGCCGTCAGGGTGTGGCTAATCAGCTTCTGGCAGCTTTTGCAAAAGTAGCTGATAAGTATAATTTGACCGAGATTGAGTATGTAGCGGAGCTAGCTTTTTTGAACGGTCATCCCGATTTTGCTAAGAGATTTGATTACCAAGAGGATGAAGCAGAAATCTGGCTAGCGCAGTCTGCTCAAATTTTTCCTCTGGAAGAAAGAGAAGGGATAGAGGTCTTGCTAGGGAGTTTGGACTTGGCCGAAGAGATTGCAGCCTTTCAGTCCCAAGTATTTGAGACACCCCTGGATGTTGCCTTGAAATACGCCCAAGAATCCATAAGTAGTGGCTCCAGTCTGCTTTATATCTTGAAGAAAGATGGTCGGGTTGTGGCTTCTGTGTCGGTTGATACGGATTTTGGGACCAATTATTTCTTTGGCTTGGCGGTTTATCAAGATTTTCAGGGGCAGGGGTTAGGAAGCTATCTCTTGCTTGCAAGTATGCAGGATTTGAATGAGCTCAATGGACAGGAGTTTCAGATTGTCGTAGAAAAGCAGAATACTCGAGCTTTGAAACTCTATAAAAAGCTAGGCTTCAAAGAGATGACAGAGGTTGTCTATCTAAAAGAAAAATAG
- the rplU gene encoding 50S ribosomal protein L21 — protein MSTYAIIKTGGKQVKVEVGQAIYVEKLNAEAGQDVTFDEVVLVGGENTVVGTPLVAGATVVGTVEKQGKQKKVVTYKYKPKKGSHRKQGHRQPYTKVVINAINA, from the coding sequence ATGAGCACATACGCAATCATTAAAACTGGCGGAAAACAAGTTAAAGTTGAAGTTGGTCAAGCAATCTACGTTGAAAAGTTGAACGCTGAAGCTGGTCAAGACGTTACTTTTGACGAAGTTGTTCTTGTTGGTGGTGAAAACACTGTTGTCGGAACTCCGCTTGTTGCTGGAGCTACTGTTGTCGGAACTGTTGAAAAACAAGGCAAGCAAAAGAAGGTTGTTACTTACAAGTACAAACCTAAAAAAGGCAGCCATCGTAAACAAGGTCACCGTCAACCATATACAAAAGTTGTCATCAACGCTATCAACGCTTAA
- the lspA gene encoding signal peptidase II: MKRKIIIPFAVLVLIVVDQLVKLYIVSDFKLGQVKSFIPHLVSLTYLQNTGAAFSMLENQQWLFTLVTFLVIGGAVYYLIKHLHASKWMLAGLTLVIAGGLGNFIDRIRQGFVVDMFQLDFINFAIFNVADMYLTFGVAILLLMILKEEKDGSKN; this comes from the coding sequence ATGAAAAGAAAAATTATTATTCCGTTTGCTGTCTTGGTTCTTATTGTTGTGGATCAGCTGGTTAAGTTGTATATTGTCAGCGATTTTAAGCTGGGACAGGTCAAGAGTTTCATTCCTCATCTGGTGAGTCTGACCTATCTTCAGAATACCGGCGCAGCCTTCTCCATGCTGGAAAATCAGCAATGGCTCTTTACTTTGGTAACGTTTCTGGTTATTGGCGGAGCAGTTTACTACCTCATCAAGCACCTCCACGCCTCAAAGTGGATGTTGGCTGGGCTGACCTTGGTGATTGCTGGTGGTTTGGGAAACTTTATTGACCGGATACGCCAAGGTTTTGTCGTGGACATGTTTCAGTTAGATTTTATTAATTTTGCTATTTTCAATGTGGCAGATATGTATCTAACCTTTGGTGTAGCTATTTTACTGCTGATGATTTTGAAGGAAGAAAAAGATGGAAGTAAGAATTGA